The Solanum pennellii chromosome 4, SPENNV200 genomic interval AGCCTTCATGGAAGTATTGCTTGAGGAATTTGGCATTGATTAGACAAAGTCTTACACCATCTTGGTCGACAATTTTATAACCGCCACTTGAATATTCCTCCTTCTCAACATACAGTCCATCCTATTTTGATGTAAACTTGTCACCAATGTGTTTGTTGAGGATTATGGTCTTCGGACAGCTAAGACCAAGTCTCCCACTTAAAACGATTGGGGTCGCACTTTATTGTTGAATTCTCTTGCAAGTCTAGCTTGATAACACTCCAACCTTTGTTGTGCTTTCAATCTCTTTTCATCCAATGCCTCCAACTTTGCTAGACGAAGTTGAGCGTTGCTTTCTAAGTCCTTCTTGGATTTCTATTCACAACGATGAAATTTTCTTCTCCAATGGAAGGACAACTTCTATGCCATATAGCAAGGAAAATGGAGTCGCTTGCGTAGCCGTTCTAAATGTTGTACTATATGCCCACAAACCTTCACCAACTCTCTCATGCCAGTCTCTTTTATTCTTTGCAACAACTTTCTTCAATAGGTTACCAAGTGTCTTGTTAAAAATTTCAGCAAGACCCTTGGCTGGTGCATTGTACATTGAAGATTTACGTTGCTTAAAACTGAACTTCTCGCACAAACTACTCATGAGTTTATTGTTGAATTGTGTTCCATTATCAGTGACTATACATCTTGGAATGCCATATCTATAAATTATGTTTGATTTgacaaaatcaacaacattttcCTTCTTCACCTCTTTTAATGGTACAACTTAAGACCATTAGAGAAATAGTCAGTGGCAGCCAAGATATACATTTGTCCTTTTGACGACTTTGGAAGAGGTCCAAAAACATCAAGTCCCCATGCATCGAAATGAAACGAGGCTACAGTCTGATGTAGAGCCTCTGGAGATTGATGATGTAATTAGCGTGGAAAAGACACGGTTGACATCTTTTTGCATGTTCTAAGCAGTCCATCACCAttgttggccaatagtagcccATCCTCTTGATGCGAAAATGAAGTTTAGGCCCAGATTGGTGTGCTCCACATGTTCAATAATGTGCCTCCTCCATTGTTTTTTGAGCTTCTTCTTTGTCAAGACACCGCAAGAATAGTCCCTCATAAGAACGACGAAATAACATTCTATCGTGAAAAATGAATCATGGTGTTCTTCTCTTAATGTCTGCTGTTACTCGTGGATTCTCAGGTAACCTTCCATGTTGAAGATACTCATTTAGTGGTTTTATACCaattttattcttcaattacTCAAGCAGATGTATGATGGCTTTCATTGACTTGAAGATCAAGACAACCAGGAATAACCCATCGATGATATTTACACAC includes:
- the LOC107016654 gene encoding uncharacterized protein LOC107016654: MFFDGSERRDGAGEGVVLISPERLILPFSFVLVVPLKEVKKENVVDFVKSNIIYRYGIPRCIVTDNGTQFNNKLMSSLCEKFSFKQRKSSMYNAPAKGLAEIFNKTLGNLLKKVVAKNKRDWHERVGEGLWAYSTTFRTATQATPFSLLYGIEVVLPLEKKISSL